A portion of the Paenibacillus marchantiae genome contains these proteins:
- the smpB gene encoding SsrA-binding protein SmpB: MGKNDGQSKVLAQNKKASHDYFIEDTYEAGMVLTGTEIKSLRNGRANIGDAFATIRNGEIHIHNMHISPFEQGNRHNPIDPTRTRKLLMHKVQIHKLLGLSKQDGYSIVPLKIYIRNGYAKLLLGLGKGKKQYDKRESAAKRDAQRDIQRVLREKQKVAR; this comes from the coding sequence ATGGGCAAGAATGATGGACAGAGTAAAGTGCTTGCACAGAATAAAAAGGCTTCCCATGACTACTTCATTGAAGATACGTATGAAGCGGGCATGGTGCTTACCGGAACGGAGATTAAATCTCTTCGTAACGGCCGTGCGAATATTGGCGATGCATTTGCCACGATTCGGAACGGTGAGATTCATATTCACAATATGCATATTAGTCCTTTTGAACAAGGGAACCGTCATAATCCAATTGATCCAACACGTACGCGCAAGCTGTTGATGCATAAAGTGCAGATCCACAAGCTTCTAGGGCTGTCGAAGCAGGATGGATACAGCATAGTACCGCTGAAGATCTATATTCGTAACGGGTATGCGAAGCTATTGCTCGGACTGGGTAAAGGTAAGAAGCAGTATGATAAACGGGAGTCTGCTGCAAAACGCGATGCACAACGTGATATTCAACGGGTACTTCGCGAGAAGCAGAAGGTTGCTCGTTGA
- the tpiA gene encoding triose-phosphate isomerase — translation MRTPIIAGNWKMFKTVSESNDFIQEVKGKAEVEGVETVICAPFTNLPSLVEAVKGTNIKIGAQNLHFEDNGAFTGEISGVMLKDLGVDYVIIGHSERRQYFAETDETVNKKLHAAFRHGLTPIFCLGETLEEREADQTKDVCKVQTEAAFAGLSADQAAQVVIAYEPIWAIGTGKSSTSQDANEVIAYIRTLVKDLYDQKVADAVRIQYGGSVKPENVTEYLGQSDIDGALVGGASLQPASFIALVEGAK, via the coding sequence ATGAGAACACCGATTATCGCAGGTAACTGGAAAATGTTCAAAACGGTTTCCGAATCCAATGACTTCATTCAGGAAGTTAAAGGAAAAGCGGAAGTTGAAGGCGTAGAGACTGTTATTTGCGCACCGTTTACGAATCTGCCATCCCTGGTAGAAGCCGTTAAAGGCACAAACATCAAAATTGGTGCACAAAATCTTCATTTTGAAGACAACGGTGCATTCACAGGTGAAATCAGCGGCGTGATGCTGAAAGACCTGGGTGTGGATTACGTCATTATTGGTCACTCGGAGCGCCGTCAATATTTTGCGGAAACCGATGAGACTGTCAATAAAAAGTTGCATGCAGCATTCCGTCACGGATTGACTCCAATCTTTTGTCTTGGTGAGACGCTTGAAGAGCGCGAAGCTGATCAAACGAAAGACGTGTGCAAAGTGCAAACGGAAGCTGCTTTTGCAGGTCTGTCCGCAGATCAGGCTGCACAAGTGGTTATCGCTTATGAGCCAATCTGGGCGATTGGTACAGGCAAATCCTCTACTTCCCAAGATGCGAATGAAGTTATTGCTTACATTCGTACGCTGGTGAAGGATCTGTACGACCAAAAGGTAGCAGATGCAGTTCGTATTCAATACGGCGGCAGTGTTAAACCTGAGAACGTAACAGAATACCTCGGACAAAGCGACATCGACGGCGCGCTTGTTGGCGGTGCCAGCTTGCAACCGGCTTCGTTCATCGCGCTTGTTGAGGGGGCGAAGTAA
- the gpmI gene encoding 2,3-bisphosphoglycerate-independent phosphoglycerate mutase: MTAPKPVALIIMDGFGLRNTVEGNAVAQAKKPNYDRFMSQFPHTTLTACGEAVGLPEGQMGNSEVGHLNIGAGRIVYQDLTRISKSIRDGEFYDNETLVKAVREAKQSGKKLHLYGLLSDGGVHSHIDHLFAMLDLAKKEGMNDVYIHAFMDGRDVMPDSGKEFMQKLIAKIEEVGVGQIATVQGRYYAMDRDKRWERVEKSYRAIVYGDGPKYTDPLKAVEESYEKSVFDEFVEPTVIVKADGQPVGLVESGDSVIFLNFRPDRAIQLSQVFTNQDFRGFDRGPKFPVGLHFVCLTLFSETVEGYVAYSPKNLDNTLGEVLVQNNKKQLRIAETEKYPHVTFFFSGGRDVELPGETRVLINSPKVATYDLQPEMSAYEVADACVREIEADKHDAIILNFANPDMVGHSGMLEPTIKAVEVTDECMGRVVDAVLAKGGVVLITADHGNADMVFDEQGRPFTAHTTNPVPLIVTDANVTLREGGILADIAPTILDLMQLPKPAEMTGTSVIATRK, translated from the coding sequence ATGACAGCTCCAAAACCTGTAGCACTGATCATTATGGACGGCTTTGGTCTTCGTAACACGGTGGAAGGCAACGCGGTAGCGCAAGCCAAGAAACCGAACTATGACCGTTTTATGAGCCAATTCCCACACACAACTCTCACTGCTTGCGGTGAAGCGGTAGGTTTGCCTGAAGGGCAAATGGGGAACTCCGAGGTAGGTCACCTGAATATTGGTGCCGGCCGGATCGTATACCAGGATTTGACTCGTATCTCCAAATCGATTCGTGACGGTGAATTTTACGACAATGAGACACTCGTTAAAGCTGTTCGCGAAGCGAAACAAAGCGGTAAAAAGCTTCACTTGTATGGTTTGTTGTCCGATGGCGGCGTACATAGTCACATCGACCACTTGTTCGCTATGCTGGATCTCGCCAAAAAAGAAGGAATGAATGACGTATACATTCATGCTTTCATGGATGGCCGTGATGTTATGCCAGATAGCGGTAAAGAGTTCATGCAGAAGCTGATTGCCAAAATCGAGGAAGTCGGTGTAGGACAAATCGCAACGGTTCAAGGTCGCTACTATGCGATGGACCGTGACAAACGTTGGGAACGTGTTGAGAAATCATATCGTGCCATCGTTTATGGTGATGGACCAAAATACACTGATCCACTCAAAGCAGTTGAAGAATCGTATGAAAAATCCGTATTTGACGAATTCGTTGAACCAACGGTTATCGTTAAAGCGGATGGCCAGCCGGTAGGTTTGGTGGAGAGCGGCGATTCCGTCATTTTCCTCAACTTCCGTCCTGACCGTGCGATCCAACTGTCGCAAGTATTCACGAACCAGGATTTCCGTGGTTTCGACCGCGGTCCGAAGTTCCCTGTGGGCTTGCACTTCGTGTGCCTGACCTTGTTCAGCGAGACCGTTGAAGGTTACGTGGCTTACTCGCCTAAAAACCTCGACAACACGCTGGGTGAAGTTCTGGTACAGAACAACAAGAAACAATTGCGTATTGCAGAAACCGAGAAATACCCGCACGTAACCTTCTTCTTCAGCGGCGGCCGTGATGTTGAGCTTCCGGGCGAAACACGCGTGCTGATCAACTCACCAAAAGTTGCAACGTACGACTTGCAGCCGGAGATGAGCGCGTATGAAGTAGCTGACGCATGTGTTCGTGAGATTGAAGCAGACAAACATGACGCCATTATTCTGAACTTCGCTAACCCTGATATGGTTGGACACTCCGGCATGCTGGAGCCTACCATTAAGGCAGTAGAAGTAACAGACGAATGCATGGGCCGTGTTGTGGATGCAGTTCTCGCTAAAGGCGGCGTTGTGCTGATTACTGCGGATCATGGTAACGCGGATATGGTGTTCGATGAGCAAGGACGTCCGTTCACTGCTCACACAACGAATCCGGTTCCACTCATCGTTACAGATGCTAACGTTACCCTGCGTGAAGGCGGAATCCTCGCGGATATCGCTCCAACGATTCTTGACCTGATGCAATTGCCTAAACCGGCTGAAATGACAGGTACATCTGTCATCGCTACCCGTAAATAA
- the rnr gene encoding ribonuclease R, with the protein MITEQQLLDFMRDTAYKPMTYQELEQHFEIEDAADFKAFLIMLNTLEESGKVLLTRNNRYGMPERMDLVRGRLQAHAKGFAFLIPEDREHPDVYIHANDMKSAMNGDTVFVKVTSQGPSGGRLEGEIVRIVTRAVTQVVGVFQSHEVYGFVIPDDKRINRDIFIPRTNFNGAVDGQKVVAKIVSYPEGRAAAEGEVIEILGHKDEPGIDILSVIRKHQLPEAFPDEVVEESEKAPDAITEEEIIQQGRRDLRGLNIVTIDGEDAKDLDDAVNVEKLPNGNYRLGVHIADVGYYVQENSKLDQEAYNRGCSVYLVDRVIPMLPQRLSNGICSLNPQVDRLTLSCEMEFNDQMKVVKHDIFTSVIKTKERMTYSNVRKILEGEEPELLERYKDLVDDFHLMKEIALKLRAMRMRRGAVDFDFEESKIIVDEECKPVDIVKRERSIAEQIIEEFMLAANETVAEHFHWLKVPFIYRVHEDPDQEKLQNFLAFAANFGHHVKGRGNAIHPRALQSLLEDIKETKEQTVISTMMLRSMKQAKYDSEMSGHFGLAAEFYSHFTSPIRRYPDLVIHRVIREVIENNGALPENRQEYLAGRMADIAQQSSERERVAVEAERDTEKMKKAEYMLDKVGEEFEGMISSVTSFGMFIELENTVEGLIRLSALTDDYYHFDDQHMALIGERTSKVFRIGDEVKIRVARVSMEEYTIDFEMVDMKPRGERPGGFSGGRGGKGGRPAGGGARGGAKSGSGGFSGSRGGKGAPTGAGGSRGGRSADESSKGGRGGRSGASNTAGSAGGKGGGKPRGERRAGDIGGSAGRSKGAVSFGFGSGKGGYSSTAGGQEGTSASGQGNALNSGSSRGEGSFKSGKGGGKGGKGGSGRKNTSPSGVFIGEGATPGGVQEGGAPRRKRKKSKGAPANGTAAFVRKKKK; encoded by the coding sequence ATGATAACAGAACAACAATTGCTCGACTTCATGCGGGATACCGCTTATAAACCGATGACTTATCAGGAACTGGAACAGCACTTCGAGATTGAAGACGCGGCTGATTTCAAAGCCTTTTTAATTATGCTTAATACGTTGGAGGAATCCGGCAAAGTCTTGCTGACTCGCAATAACCGCTACGGCATGCCAGAACGTATGGATTTGGTGCGCGGACGTTTGCAGGCTCATGCGAAGGGGTTTGCTTTCCTCATCCCTGAGGATCGGGAACACCCGGATGTGTACATCCATGCCAATGATATGAAAAGCGCGATGAACGGAGATACGGTATTTGTTAAAGTGACTTCTCAAGGTCCTTCCGGTGGGCGTTTGGAAGGCGAGATTGTCCGTATTGTTACCCGTGCGGTCACGCAAGTGGTCGGTGTATTCCAAAGCCACGAGGTTTATGGCTTCGTCATTCCGGACGATAAGCGGATTAACCGGGATATCTTCATCCCACGGACGAACTTTAATGGAGCTGTTGATGGGCAAAAAGTTGTTGCGAAAATCGTCAGCTATCCAGAGGGCCGGGCAGCAGCAGAAGGTGAAGTGATCGAGATTCTCGGTCATAAGGATGAACCGGGCATTGATATTTTGTCAGTGATCCGTAAACATCAGCTGCCTGAAGCTTTCCCGGATGAAGTGGTGGAAGAATCCGAAAAAGCACCGGATGCCATTACGGAAGAAGAAATTATCCAGCAAGGTCGCCGCGATCTGCGTGGGTTGAATATCGTTACGATTGATGGCGAAGACGCGAAGGATCTCGATGACGCTGTCAATGTGGAGAAACTACCTAACGGTAACTATCGTCTGGGCGTTCATATTGCCGATGTAGGCTATTATGTGCAGGAGAACTCGAAGCTGGACCAGGAAGCGTACAATCGGGGATGCAGCGTGTATCTGGTGGACCGTGTTATTCCGATGCTTCCGCAACGGTTGTCCAACGGGATCTGTAGTTTGAACCCGCAGGTAGACCGCTTGACCCTGTCTTGTGAGATGGAGTTCAACGACCAGATGAAGGTTGTGAAACACGACATTTTCACAAGTGTTATCAAGACCAAAGAGCGGATGACGTATTCCAACGTTCGTAAAATTCTTGAAGGTGAAGAGCCTGAATTGTTGGAGCGTTACAAGGACCTAGTGGATGATTTCCACTTGATGAAAGAGATTGCTTTGAAGCTTCGTGCGATGCGTATGCGCCGCGGTGCGGTTGACTTTGATTTTGAAGAATCCAAAATCATCGTGGATGAAGAATGCAAACCAGTCGATATCGTGAAACGGGAGCGTTCGATTGCGGAGCAAATCATTGAGGAATTCATGCTGGCAGCCAATGAAACGGTAGCAGAGCATTTCCACTGGTTGAAGGTTCCGTTCATTTATCGTGTGCATGAAGATCCAGATCAGGAAAAACTGCAAAATTTTCTCGCCTTTGCGGCGAATTTCGGACACCACGTCAAAGGACGTGGCAACGCGATTCATCCACGGGCGCTTCAATCCCTTCTTGAGGATATCAAAGAAACGAAAGAACAAACCGTTATTAGTACAATGATGCTGCGTTCCATGAAACAGGCGAAGTATGATTCTGAGATGTCTGGTCACTTTGGTCTGGCGGCAGAGTTCTACAGTCACTTCACATCACCGATCCGTCGTTATCCCGACCTCGTCATTCACCGTGTTATTCGGGAAGTGATTGAGAACAATGGGGCTTTGCCTGAGAACCGTCAGGAGTATTTGGCTGGACGTATGGCCGATATTGCGCAACAGTCTTCGGAACGCGAGCGAGTGGCGGTTGAAGCTGAGCGCGATACAGAGAAAATGAAGAAAGCCGAGTATATGCTTGATAAGGTCGGCGAAGAGTTCGAAGGCATGATCAGCAGTGTTACCAGCTTCGGTATGTTCATTGAACTGGAAAATACGGTAGAGGGTCTGATTCGCCTGAGTGCGCTCACAGACGACTATTACCATTTTGACGACCAACATATGGCTCTGATTGGCGAACGCACCTCCAAAGTCTTCCGCATCGGTGATGAGGTGAAGATTCGAGTGGCGCGTGTGAGCATGGAAGAGTACACGATTGACTTTGAAATGGTTGATATGAAACCTCGCGGCGAACGTCCAGGTGGTTTCAGCGGTGGACGTGGTGGTAAAGGTGGACGTCCTGCTGGTGGCGGAGCACGCGGTGGTGCGAAGAGTGGTTCCGGTGGATTCAGTGGCTCGCGTGGTGGTAAAGGCGCCCCAACTGGTGCTGGAGGCAGCCGTGGGGGCAGATCTGCCGATGAGAGCAGCAAAGGCGGACGTGGCGGTCGTAGCGGAGCTTCGAACACAGCAGGAAGCGCGGGTGGCAAAGGTGGCGGCAAACCGAGAGGTGAGCGTCGTGCTGGAGATATCGGCGGATCAGCGGGCCGGAGCAAGGGAGCGGTAAGCTTTGGTTTTGGCTCGGGCAAAGGTGGTTATAGCTCTACCGCAGGTGGCCAGGAAGGCACTTCAGCTAGTGGACAAGGGAATGCTCTGAACAGCGGCAGCAGTCGCGGTGAAGGTAGCTTCAAATCCGGTAAAGGCGGAGGTAAAGGTGGCAAAGGCGGTAGTGGACGCAAAAACACCTCACCTAGCGGTGTGTTTATCGGAGAAGGAGCTACACCGGGTGGTGTTCAGGAAGGCGGCGCACCACGCCGTAAGCGCAAGAAGAGTAAAGGCGCACCAGCCAACGGAACGGCGGCTTTTGTACGGAAGAAGAAAAAGTAA
- the eno gene encoding phosphopyruvate hydratase, with protein MTIISDVYAREVLDSRGNPTVEVEVYLESGAIGRAIVPSGASTGAHEAVELRDGDKSRYLGKGVLQAVKNVNETIAPEVIGMDALDQLGIDKLMITLDGTPNKGKLGANAILAVSMAVARAAADALDLPLYVYLGGFNAKVLPVPMMNIINGGEHADNNIDVQEFMVLPVGAPSFKEALRVGAEIFHNLKSVLSSKGLNTAVGDEGGFAPNLGSNEEAITTIIEAIEKAGYKPGVDVFLGMDVASTEFYKDGKYTLAGEGKSYTSAEYVDLLASWVEKYPIITIEDGMSEDDWDGWKLLTEKLGDKVQLVGDDLFVTNTERLGRGIEQGIGNSILIKVNQIGTLTETFDAIEMAKRAGYTAVISHRSGESEDSTIADIAVATNAGQIKTGAPSRTDRIAKYNQLLRIEDQLGELAQYNGLKGFYNLKK; from the coding sequence ATGACTATTATTTCTGACGTGTACGCTCGCGAAGTCCTTGACTCCCGCGGTAACCCTACAGTTGAAGTTGAAGTATACCTGGAGTCCGGCGCAATCGGACGCGCAATCGTTCCATCTGGTGCATCTACTGGTGCCCACGAAGCTGTTGAGCTTCGCGATGGCGACAAATCCCGTTACCTGGGTAAAGGCGTTCTGCAAGCTGTTAAGAACGTAAACGAAACAATCGCTCCAGAAGTAATCGGTATGGATGCATTGGATCAACTGGGTATCGACAAATTGATGATTACTTTGGATGGTACGCCAAACAAAGGTAAACTGGGTGCTAACGCAATCCTGGCTGTATCCATGGCTGTAGCTCGCGCAGCTGCTGACGCTTTGGATCTGCCATTGTACGTTTACCTGGGCGGATTCAACGCTAAAGTACTGCCAGTACCAATGATGAACATCATCAACGGTGGTGAGCATGCTGACAACAACATCGACGTTCAAGAGTTCATGGTTCTTCCAGTTGGAGCACCAAGCTTCAAAGAAGCTCTTCGCGTAGGAGCGGAAATCTTCCACAACCTGAAATCCGTACTGAGCTCCAAAGGTCTGAACACAGCTGTAGGTGACGAAGGCGGCTTCGCACCGAACCTTGGTTCGAACGAAGAAGCAATCACTACAATCATTGAAGCTATTGAAAAAGCAGGTTACAAACCAGGCGTTGACGTATTCCTGGGTATGGACGTAGCTTCCACTGAGTTCTACAAAGATGGTAAGTACACACTTGCTGGCGAAGGTAAATCTTACACTTCCGCTGAGTATGTTGACCTTCTGGCTTCATGGGTTGAGAAATACCCAATCATCACAATCGAAGACGGTATGTCCGAAGATGACTGGGATGGTTGGAAATTGCTCACTGAGAAATTGGGAGACAAAGTACAACTCGTTGGTGATGACCTGTTCGTAACGAACACAGAGCGTCTGGGTAGAGGTATCGAACAAGGTATCGGTAACTCCATCCTGATCAAAGTTAACCAAATCGGTACATTGACTGAAACATTCGATGCAATCGAAATGGCTAAACGTGCAGGATACACTGCTGTAATCTCCCACCGTTCCGGTGAGTCCGAAGACAGCACAATCGCTGACATCGCTGTTGCAACAAACGCGGGTCAAATTAAAACGGGTGCTCCTTCCCGTACAGACCGTATCGCGAAGTACAACCAATTGCTCCGCATCGAGGATCAACTGGGCGAACTGGCTCAATACAATGGTCTCAAAGGTTTCTACAACCTCAAAAAATAA
- the secG gene encoding preprotein translocase subunit SecG — MDIALKLLLVVFSIGLITVVLLQHGKSAGLAGAISGGAEHLFGKTKARGLDLFLQRATVVLGAGFFILSIIVTVVSK; from the coding sequence ATGGATATTGCTTTGAAATTGCTGCTCGTGGTGTTTTCGATCGGTCTAATCACTGTAGTATTGCTGCAGCACGGGAAAAGCGCTGGTTTGGCGGGTGCCATCTCCGGTGGTGCGGAACATCTTTTCGGTAAAACGAAAGCGCGCGGACTGGATCTTTTCCTGCAACGTGCAACAGTTGTACTGGGTGCAGGATTCTTCATTTTGTCTATCATCGTTACGGTTGTCTCCAAGTAA
- a CDS encoding phosphoglycerate kinase, producing the protein MNKKSVRDIELTGKRAFVRVDFNVPLEDGKITDDKRIRATLPTINYLIEKGAKVILASHMGRPKGEVVESMRLTPAAERLSELLGKKVVKADDSVGETVKAQIAELNNGDVLLLENVRFHAGEEKNDPELAKQFAELADVFVNDAFGAAHRAHASTEGIAHLLPAVSGLLMEKELEVLGKAISNPERPFTAIIGGSKVKDKIDVIDNLLNIADNVIIGGGLTYTFFKAQGHEIGQSLLDDSKLDVALGFIEKAKKLGKNFYLPVDIVVSDDFSASANTQIVGIDGIPADWEGVDIGPKTRAIYAEVIKNSKLVVWNGPMGVFEIEPFSNGTREVAEACAETEAYTIIGGGDSAAAAEKFKLADKMDHISTGGGASLEFMEGKVLPGVVALNDK; encoded by the coding sequence CGCTCGAAGATGGTAAAATTACAGATGACAAACGTATTCGTGCCACGCTTCCTACGATCAACTACTTGATCGAAAAAGGCGCTAAAGTTATTTTGGCAAGCCACATGGGCCGTCCAAAAGGCGAAGTGGTTGAATCCATGCGTTTGACTCCAGCTGCTGAGCGTTTGTCCGAATTGCTCGGTAAAAAAGTCGTTAAAGCGGATGATTCCGTTGGCGAAACAGTAAAAGCTCAAATCGCTGAACTGAACAATGGCGACGTATTGTTGCTTGAGAACGTTCGTTTCCACGCAGGCGAAGAGAAAAACGATCCTGAATTGGCAAAACAATTTGCTGAACTGGCTGACGTATTCGTTAACGATGCATTCGGCGCAGCTCACAGAGCACACGCTTCGACAGAAGGTATCGCTCATTTGTTGCCAGCAGTATCCGGTCTCTTGATGGAAAAAGAACTTGAAGTGTTGGGCAAAGCAATCTCCAACCCTGAGCGTCCTTTCACAGCAATCATCGGTGGTTCCAAAGTTAAAGACAAAATCGATGTGATCGACAACCTGTTGAACATTGCAGATAACGTAATCATCGGTGGCGGCCTGACTTACACGTTCTTCAAAGCACAAGGACATGAAATCGGACAATCTCTGTTGGATGATTCCAAACTGGACGTTGCTCTTGGTTTCATTGAAAAAGCGAAAAAATTGGGCAAAAACTTCTACCTGCCGGTAGATATCGTTGTATCTGACGACTTCAGTGCAAGTGCAAACACACAAATCGTTGGTATCGACGGCATCCCTGCAGACTGGGAAGGCGTGGACATCGGACCGAAAACTCGTGCAATCTATGCTGAAGTGATCAAAAACTCCAAGCTGGTTGTATGGAACGGACCAATGGGCGTATTCGAAATTGAGCCTTTCTCTAACGGTACACGTGAGGTTGCTGAAGCTTGTGCAGAGACAGAAGCATACACCATCATTGGTGGTGGTGACTCCGCAGCAGCAGCTGAGAAGTTCAAATTGGCTGACAAAATGGACCACATCTCTACAGGTGGCGGTGCATCGCTCGAGTTCATGGAAGGCAAAGTGCTTCCTGGCGTAGTTGCATTGAACGACAAGTAA